The following nucleotide sequence is from Arvicanthis niloticus isolate mArvNil1 chromosome 25, mArvNil1.pat.X, whole genome shotgun sequence.
TTTCTTTGTAAACTAATAGATGAATACGTTAAAATATTGACTTTATGGGAATGTGTGGAGGAAAACACACAAATCCCTATTTACTGCTTCTTGCACATTCTTTGTCTCCCCCAAACACACTTCATATAACAAGGACTATATCCTTGATACATATACTCAGAAATAagctcattctttttaaaaaaaaattctacccccccaccccaataAGCTCATTCTTTGAGAAGAggataatgttatttttttctcttctctaatgAGTGTTATTTTTTATGAGTTTTAATATGTAGGGTGTCACAATATGCTGAAATAACATGAAAAGCAGCTTTTTTTGAAGCCATACATAAAAGAATTTTGCAAATGAATGTAAACCTATGCCAGTCTTTTcaccaaatatattttatttgagaaaatattttttcataaaagtGTGTTACAGTATaattaatttattgttattttgtattgattgataaatgtattttttaattgtcTGTATTTAACCCCCTAATTCTGTTAATGTCAATTGATAAAACTTATATAAATTATGACTCTTGATTTCTCAGTAATTTTGAGTTTAAAAGTATTTTGGTTCTGTAATCAGAAAGTTAGAGATAATCTATAATTAAATATAGCTCAGGTTAAGTCAAGATAAAGTGTATGAGTATGAATATAGTCTGTGAGTAAAAAGTTTGCTTCTTTTATCCTAAAGATGAGGAACTAGAGTTTGGTGGCTTTGGCCTATAGTCTCAGCACCCAGCACTTAGGTGGATCCAGAGTTGGAGGTTAGGATCggagagtttgctgtgagattttgtttctaataatgtcagaagctacacccataaaaccttaccaacatggctgcctaacaTGAGTCAAGCAAGGGCAACAATAGGAGTTTAAAGTGGACAGGAGCCCTACTCCTACTCttaaaactacaggcaactgaggaaggctgagagcaggagaaagagtCCTCCCCAGGGAGGACTACGGCAAgtagttatccaataccaagtggtcagccgaAACACACATACAAGGGACATTTTACATATCGAGCAGGTTCTATTTaggaatatacacatacatgtgtatatataaatacacatatgcatgttatAACAACTAATGAAAAGGAcataatttgaaagagaacaaggagtggcagaaagagaagggagagatgatataattatattataatctcgaAAATCAAAAAGACTTGGAGGTCAGCCTGACATAGTTGGTTCAAGTCTACtcaaagtaacagaaaccaaacacTAATGATACTgtctcacagaaataaaaatcagcTGAATTGATACGAGGAAATGCCTCTTTTCGGGTTTAGGACTCTAACAATgtctcttcaatttttttaaaaaagtacaatGGCCAGAGTGAACTCAGATTCTCCATGATGCCATTAGACATGACACTAGCGGTTTTGCCCTTACCCACAGCAGAGAAGCAGCCACtgagaactatttttaaattattgatagCTAATATAGTCTGAAAGCTCATGCATACCAGGTCTTTCAGGTTAGTGACTCTTCTGTGATTCATGGTAAATTCATTGTGTTTTTAGTCGCTACTTGATCTAATTGGTGAATTGTATGGTCTTTTGTAGCAAGGCTCTGGAGGAGCTTGTAAATACTGGTGTGACAGCTATCAAAGACCCGAAGGTAAGCTTGGGCCAGTTGATAAAAGCAAAGGAGCATGAGATGAATGTCTACTATGGCATggctcagaggcagaagcaagaagaagTACAAGAAGTGCTTCAGGAGGCAGAAAAAACACATCAGGCCACCCTTGACAATGTGATGGGCAAACTGGTCAATACCCAGGGGGAGCTGCTGTCTATGGCAAAGCAACTGGGGATCATGACAAACTGGAAGGATTTTCTGGAGGAGGAATTACAGGAAACCAGGGCTGCATTTCAGAAGTACATCAATTACACCTTCCCGAAGCTCTCCCCAGGACATGCCGACTTCATTCTGCccgaaagaaagaaaacaccttcCAATCTTGCTAAGGAAAAGGAACCGAGTACTGACTAGAGGTCATTGGCTGAAAGGTCACATGACACAAGACAATGTtccaaactaaataaatgtattcAGAACTGGCTGTTGGTATGTGGTCAGAGTGCTGTTGGGCTGTAAGAATTTTCaactgccttttaaaattatcCTAACAGTTAtagttatttctgttttgtttatt
It contains:
- the C25H6orf163 gene encoding uncharacterized protein C6orf163 homolog isoform X2, with product MLLPSDIGASILNKEEQFQEAVLKENIKKAEAKVWEKAEVLRKQAVDQALEDADAKHKFEIRVLEEQHQRDLKALAAKTKVEMIQQMEEELKREHTAAEQRMVHRIQRIMMECHREKMEAVKKAREEERKIAQKAIEDQKSKALEELVNTGVTAIKDPKVSLGQLIKAKEHEMNVYYGMAQRQKQEEVQEVLQEAEKTHQATLDNVMGKLVNTQGELLSMAKQLGIMTNWKDFLEEELQETRAAFQKYINYTFPKLSPGHADFILPERKKTPSNLAKEKEPSTD